The following are encoded together in the Hyalangium ruber genome:
- the tatC gene encoding twin-arginine translocase subunit TatC, translating to MSLAEHLTELRSRLLKCTLAVIGLGTISLIFAKPIFGLLMRPVLEALPPEGRALIYTSGIEELNVLMKVGVYCGIFLTTPVILMQLWGFVSPGLYPEEKRMAGPFVAAGTLSFLIGALFCYFVVLPSMFKFLLNEEETLALESRLDTGRLRAEDALRFLRIGDAERAGQLAKGASETLRAEGEGQARELEVVPAESVEMTGRLAGLGQLLDAAADGFGVSSRVVLRQAVEKRVEAVEAVGRKDYAVSAVAMDEAASLLAGVAPTRAEELAGLWKLEKELAAGKARYEALRWTRPMLSMNEQLSLVLLLILAFGVIFELPLVMALLGVVGVVRSKWLFKYQRHAFVVCLIAAAVLTPTGDVVNLSLMAGPMLLCYELGVLAVWLIERRRARQEAAAGIAPTP from the coding sequence ATGTCGCTGGCGGAGCACCTCACGGAGCTCCGCTCGCGCCTCCTCAAATGCACCCTGGCGGTGATCGGCCTGGGGACGATCTCCCTCATCTTCGCCAAGCCGATCTTCGGGCTGTTGATGCGGCCGGTGCTGGAGGCGCTGCCGCCGGAGGGGCGGGCGCTCATCTACACCTCGGGCATCGAAGAGCTGAACGTGCTGATGAAGGTGGGCGTGTACTGCGGCATCTTCCTCACCACGCCCGTCATCCTCATGCAGCTGTGGGGCTTCGTCTCGCCGGGGCTGTACCCGGAAGAGAAGCGCATGGCGGGGCCCTTCGTGGCGGCGGGCACGCTGTCGTTCCTGATCGGCGCGCTGTTCTGTTACTTCGTGGTGCTGCCCTCGATGTTCAAGTTCCTCCTGAACGAGGAGGAGACGCTGGCGCTGGAGTCGCGGCTGGACACGGGGCGGCTGCGGGCGGAGGACGCGCTGCGCTTCCTGCGAATCGGAGACGCGGAGCGGGCGGGGCAGCTGGCCAAGGGGGCGAGCGAAACGCTGCGGGCGGAGGGCGAGGGGCAGGCGCGGGAGCTCGAGGTGGTGCCCGCCGAGAGCGTGGAGATGACGGGGCGGCTGGCGGGGCTGGGGCAGCTGCTGGATGCGGCGGCGGACGGCTTCGGGGTGTCCTCGCGGGTGGTGCTGCGGCAGGCGGTGGAGAAGCGGGTGGAGGCGGTGGAGGCGGTGGGCCGCAAGGACTACGCGGTGTCGGCGGTGGCGATGGACGAGGCGGCGAGCCTGCTGGCGGGTGTGGCGCCCACGCGGGCCGAGGAGCTGGCCGGGCTGTGGAAGCTGGAGAAGGAGCTGGCGGCGGGCAAGGCGCGCTACGAGGCGCTGCGGTGGACGCGGCCCATGCTGTCGATGAACGAGCAGCTCTCGCTGGTGCTGCTGTTGATCCTCGCCTTCGGCGTCATCTTCGAGCTGCCGCTGGTGATGGCGCTGTTGGGGGTGGTGGGGGTGGTGCGCAGCAAGTGGCTGTTCAAGTACCAGCGCCATGCGTTCGTGGTGTGCCTCATCGCCGCGGCGGTGCTGACGCCGACGGGTGACGTGGTGAACCTGTCGCTGATGGCGGGGCCGATGCTGCTCTGCTACGAGCTGGGCGTGCTGGCGGTGTGGCTGATCGAGCGGCGGAGGGCGCGCCAGGAGGCGGCCGCGGGCATCGCCCCGACGCCATGA